The Halorubrum salinarum genome segment GTCTGCGAGGACGCCGGCGAGCGCGTCGGGGGCGGGCGTGGCGGACGTCGCTTCGGTCATGGGTGGGTCTCGTGGGGTGTCGTCGCCGCGTTTCGCCGCGTTACTCCTCGAGCAGCTCGACGGCGTTCTCGTAGGTGTACGTGAACTCCTCGTCGATCTCGTCGCCGCGGTAGTAGTTCGCGAGGCGGCGGATCTTCGACTCCGTGTTCTGGAGCGCGCGCTTGTTCTGGTGGTCCTGCCCGTTCTCCTCCATGTGCTCGCGCAGGCGGATCGCCTGTCGCATGAGGTTACGGAGGTCCTCCGGGAGGTCGGCGTCGGCGTCGTGCTCCTCGAGGATCTCGGTGACCTTCTTCCCGGTCGCCAGCTTCACGTCCGGGATCGGGACGCCCTTGACGCCCTCGTCGCGCAGCTTGAGGCCGATGACGCTGGGGTCGTGGCCCTGCTCCGCCAGTTCGACGACGCGGGACTCGATGTCCTCGGCGTCGACTTCGCTCCACTCCGGGGTC includes the following:
- a CDS encoding 30S ribosomal protein S15, with translation MARMHTRRRGSSGSDKPATDETPEWSEVDAEDIESRVVELAEQGHDPSVIGLKLRDEGVKGVPIPDVKLATGKKVTEILEEHDADADLPEDLRNLMRQAIRLREHMEENGQDHQNKRALQNTESKIRRLANYYRGDEIDEEFTYTYENAVELLEE